TTTTTTGCATTCCTCAAGCATTTGTTTTGCTTGAATATTGTTTGGGTCAAGTTTTAAAACCATTTCATACCCCTCAATAGCCTTGTCAAAAGCTTTCTGGCTATAAAAGATATTAGCTTTCTCAAAAAGAGCAAGTGTATATAACCCAACAATCTCTTTATATAAATTAAGGCTTGTCTTTATATAGCTTGCATAATTTCTTCCTTTTATCTTCTCATATATTTTTTCAAAATCCTCTATTCCCAATTCTTTTAATATCACTAATGGCTCTTTAAGTTCAAAAATAGCATTTTCATACATAGCAAAGGAATGATAATAAAGCCCTCTGTCGTAAAAGGTTTTACAATAATTAAAATATGCCTCGAGCCGTTGCATATCTTCAAAGGTTATTTCTTGCTTAACAAGGGATTTTATCTTTCCGATGGTAAATTTAGGTCTATTTTTAAGTCCTTCAAAAAACCATTTAATTCCTTCTTTGTCTTCCTTTACAACCCTTTGAAAAACTCCCTCGGGAATTAAAAGGTATCCACTATAATTTACATTAGAGTCCCTTCTTATATAAACTGGCCCTTTTTTAAGATTGCTTTCTATAAGAAAGGGGGATACATGCTTAATTTCGATAAACTTCACATCCTTTCGGAATTCTTCAATATACT
The bacterium DNA segment above includes these coding regions:
- a CDS encoding tetratricopeptide repeat protein, translating into NHQKHYIAYDYGKDILKVKKNAILFLEGWRPDEPIFYLKYLQYIEEFRKDVKFIEIKHVSPFLIESNLKKGPVYIRRDSNVNYSGYLLIPEGVFQRVVKEDKEGIKWFFEGLKNRPKFTIGKIKSLVKQEITFEDMQRLEAYFNYCKTFYDRGLYYHSFAMYENAIFELKEPLVILKELGIEDFEKIYEKIKGRNYASYIKTSLNLYKEIVGLYTLALFEKANIFYSQKAFDKAIEGYEMVLKLDPNNIQAKQMLEECKKSLDKN